In Gordonia iterans, the following proteins share a genomic window:
- the rpsF gene encoding 30S ribosomal protein S6: MRHYELMVILDPSLDERTVAPSLDTFLNVVRKDGGSVDNVDIWGKRRLAYEVEKNAEGIYAVIDLNAEPATVSELDRQLKLNESVLRTKVLRK, from the coding sequence ATGCGTCACTACGAACTGATGGTCATCCTCGATCCGAGTCTGGACGAGCGCACCGTCGCCCCATCCCTGGATACTTTCCTCAACGTGGTGCGGAAGGACGGTGGCTCCGTCGACAACGTCGACATCTGGGGCAAGCGCCGTCTCGCGTACGAGGTGGAGAAGAACGCTGAGGGCATCTACGCCGTCATCGATCTGAACGCCGAGCCCGCGACCGTGAGCGAGCTCGACCGTCAGCTGAAGCTGAACGAGTCGGTGCTGCGCACCAAGGTCCTGCGCAAGTAG
- a CDS encoding GNAT family N-acetyltransferase: protein MPSAGSVPAARRGGPLRSPRPPLLHRGETSLIMVAALLFTAAALTWSYRVKAACGGAPYDEFGRSARFPVGDPNAVIPCYSDLMFLWVGRDIDNHVFPYIHGGITEQGHLYGGVVEYPVLSGLLMWLGAIGQHTDLEFFRQSALILTPFALAITLLLAWMSRWWVLLWAATPPLVLYAFHNWETPVVFTSVAAIAVMAWAASANPRTGERRMSLRTSSIIASVLLAVGFSLKLYPGLFVLPLALYVLTCGEQGDRLRDGARRAYDWAGAAWVVAAAVVTTLIVQVPFMVAGYQGWKAALDFQGKRKADIDTNTIWYWGNYWIGNDDTDLYNSIVGLASPVLIVAGLAAAIYLAWRRYTETGVFPWIGASFAMLAAFMLFHKVHSPQYTLWVLPFFVLMRVRWWAIAIYLVTDVILDLTIFRLFGVINSGSDMVWWVIGGVNLGVWAHWVLLAYFLVTACRTGLREPLASFVRSELPPDPPLTRLAAADARDARCWLGTPVLERAGITLRPLTVTDARNLAAVAADDPDLGRWTSGTPGDLGSAVEFITAAHRTPTRLAFAVIDDRSGDLVGTTSFYDVDEANRTLAIGYTYYARAAHGTVVNPAAKLMLLDYAFSEAGAVRVVWHTHEQNAQSRAAIAKLGATFEGLLRKHRRFQGGWRTTAQYAMTDDDWSHARERLAERVDHLDSAPV, encoded by the coding sequence ATGCCTTCTGCCGGTTCCGTCCCCGCCGCACGCCGCGGGGGCCCGCTCCGCTCCCCACGGCCGCCGCTCCTCCACCGCGGAGAGACCTCGCTCATCATGGTCGCGGCACTGCTGTTCACCGCCGCCGCTCTGACCTGGAGCTATCGGGTCAAAGCCGCCTGCGGCGGAGCCCCCTACGACGAGTTCGGGCGCAGCGCCCGGTTCCCGGTGGGCGACCCGAACGCCGTCATTCCGTGCTACTCGGACCTGATGTTCCTCTGGGTCGGGCGGGACATCGACAACCATGTCTTCCCGTACATCCACGGCGGCATCACCGAGCAGGGCCATCTCTACGGCGGCGTCGTCGAGTACCCGGTCCTCTCGGGCCTGCTGATGTGGCTCGGGGCGATCGGCCAGCACACCGACCTGGAGTTCTTCCGGCAGTCCGCGCTGATCCTGACGCCGTTCGCCCTGGCGATCACCCTCCTCCTGGCCTGGATGAGCCGCTGGTGGGTGCTCCTGTGGGCCGCGACCCCGCCGCTGGTCCTGTACGCCTTCCACAACTGGGAGACCCCGGTGGTGTTCACCTCGGTCGCCGCGATCGCCGTGATGGCCTGGGCGGCGAGCGCGAACCCGCGGACCGGCGAACGGCGGATGTCCTTGCGCACGTCATCGATCATCGCCTCGGTGCTGCTGGCCGTCGGGTTCTCCCTGAAGCTCTATCCGGGTCTGTTCGTCCTGCCCCTGGCGCTCTACGTGCTGACGTGCGGCGAGCAGGGCGATCGGCTGCGGGACGGCGCCCGGCGGGCATACGACTGGGCCGGAGCCGCCTGGGTCGTGGCCGCCGCCGTCGTGACCACGCTGATCGTGCAGGTGCCGTTCATGGTCGCCGGGTACCAGGGCTGGAAGGCCGCCCTCGACTTCCAGGGCAAGCGCAAGGCCGACATCGACACCAATACCATCTGGTACTGGGGCAACTACTGGATCGGCAACGACGACACCGATCTGTACAACTCGATCGTCGGCCTGGCGTCGCCGGTGCTGATCGTCGCCGGCCTGGCCGCGGCGATCTACCTCGCCTGGCGCCGCTACACCGAGACCGGGGTCTTCCCGTGGATCGGCGCGAGCTTCGCGATGCTGGCGGCGTTCATGCTGTTCCACAAGGTCCACTCGCCGCAGTACACGCTGTGGGTCCTGCCCTTCTTCGTGCTCATGCGGGTGCGCTGGTGGGCGATCGCGATCTACCTGGTGACCGACGTGATCCTGGATCTGACGATCTTCCGGCTGTTCGGCGTCATCAACTCCGGTTCGGACATGGTGTGGTGGGTGATCGGCGGCGTCAACCTCGGCGTGTGGGCGCACTGGGTCCTGCTGGCCTACTTCCTGGTGACCGCGTGCCGCACCGGACTGCGCGAGCCGCTGGCGTCGTTCGTGCGGAGCGAACTCCCGCCGGATCCGCCGCTCACGCGTCTGGCCGCCGCCGATGCGCGCGACGCCCGGTGCTGGCTGGGGACGCCGGTCCTCGAGCGCGCCGGAATCACGCTGCGCCCGCTGACCGTCACCGATGCCCGGAACCTCGCTGCGGTGGCCGCCGACGACCCCGATCTGGGCCGCTGGACCTCGGGCACCCCCGGCGACCTCGGTTCGGCCGTCGAGTTCATCACCGCCGCGCATCGGACGCCCACGCGCCTGGCGTTCGCGGTGATCGACGACCGGTCGGGCGACCTGGTGGGCACCACCAGCTTCTACGACGTCGATGAGGCCAACCGGACGTTGGCGATCGGTTACACCTACTACGCGCGTGCGGCGCACGGGACCGTCGTGAATCCGGCCGCCAAGCTGATGCTGCTCGACTACGCGTTCTCCGAAGCCGGTGCCGTGCGCGTGGTCTGGCACACGCACGAGCAGAACGCGCAGTCCCGCGCGGCGATCGCCAAGCTCGGCGCGACCTTCGAGGGACTGCTGCGCAAGCACCGCCGCTTCCAGGGCGGCTGGCGCACCACCGCGCAGTACGCGATGACCGACGACGATTGGTCGCACGCTCGCGAACGGCTGGCCGAGCGTGTCGACCACCTCGACTCCGCCCCGGTCTGA
- a CDS encoding glycosyltransferase family 87 protein, which produces MSAIGAEDGSAPSNDDGVPSNHDGVQSPRPLAEKRRINTWRILPSRANAQVAAASEVIGGPVGRHAAIGRSRNWTPVRVVLLMGLLALAVSWFGKAGCLQQAPVPSENGEPSSGVRLNWDNQRQYYGLCYSDVIAMYGAQRLTLEDLRHGTMPYRTFWYAPGADGEEGTKRYTDQPVLIGGFLYAVARATQGWQALVDGTPIPRQLDVVTFFNIAALLLALFWLLAVWATMMTDRRRIWIGALMALSPLLLVHGFTAFDVIPVALVALAMLFWARERVILTGVFAGLAAAASVYPLLLIPALAVICARDRRMHDFAATVAAAVIAWLAVNLPVLLAYPQGWSEFYRTWWNRGAEPDSLYRLIITGTGWSPSVSLLNALALVLIAAVIAGTAYLALRSPAPSSPQFFAQLMFLLVAGYLLVGKAWSPQHSLWLVPLAVLAIPHARLLLAWMVVDALVWVPRMGLFLDPSRKWLPDEWFYVAVVVRAVFLVVLCGLVVRDLLRARTTPPQPSAAAPPVPAYA; this is translated from the coding sequence GTGAGCGCCATCGGGGCCGAGGACGGCTCGGCGCCGTCGAACGACGACGGTGTGCCGTCGAATCACGACGGCGTGCAGTCGCCGCGGCCGCTGGCCGAGAAGCGCCGGATCAACACCTGGCGGATCCTGCCCAGCCGGGCGAATGCACAGGTCGCGGCCGCCAGCGAGGTGATCGGCGGTCCGGTCGGACGGCACGCGGCGATCGGGCGCAGCCGCAATTGGACGCCGGTGCGCGTGGTGCTGCTGATGGGGCTGTTGGCCCTGGCGGTGTCGTGGTTCGGCAAGGCCGGCTGCCTGCAGCAGGCGCCGGTGCCGTCGGAGAACGGGGAACCGTCGTCCGGGGTGCGCCTGAACTGGGACAATCAGCGCCAGTACTACGGCCTCTGCTACAGCGACGTGATCGCGATGTACGGCGCACAGCGCCTCACGCTGGAGGATCTCCGGCACGGCACGATGCCTTACCGCACCTTCTGGTATGCGCCCGGTGCGGACGGCGAGGAGGGGACGAAACGGTACACCGACCAGCCGGTGCTGATCGGCGGCTTCCTGTACGCGGTGGCCAGGGCGACGCAGGGGTGGCAGGCGCTGGTCGACGGCACGCCGATCCCGCGGCAGCTGGACGTGGTCACCTTCTTCAACATCGCCGCGCTGCTGCTGGCGCTGTTCTGGCTGCTCGCGGTGTGGGCGACCATGATGACCGATCGCCGCCGCATCTGGATCGGTGCGCTGATGGCGCTCTCGCCGCTGCTGCTGGTGCACGGCTTCACCGCATTCGACGTGATTCCGGTGGCGCTGGTCGCGCTCGCCATGCTGTTCTGGGCGCGCGAGCGAGTGATCCTGACCGGAGTCTTCGCCGGGCTGGCCGCCGCGGCATCGGTGTACCCGCTGCTGCTGATCCCGGCGTTGGCGGTGATCTGCGCCCGTGACCGCCGGATGCACGACTTCGCCGCGACGGTCGCCGCCGCCGTGATCGCGTGGCTGGCGGTGAACCTGCCGGTCTTGCTGGCCTATCCGCAGGGCTGGAGCGAGTTTTACCGGACCTGGTGGAACCGGGGAGCCGAACCGGACAGTCTGTACCGCCTGATCATCACCGGCACCGGGTGGTCGCCCTCGGTGTCGCTGCTGAACGCTCTGGCGCTGGTGCTCATCGCCGCCGTGATCGCGGGTACCGCCTATCTGGCGCTGCGCTCGCCGGCGCCGTCGAGTCCGCAGTTCTTCGCGCAGCTGATGTTCCTGCTCGTGGCCGGCTATCTGCTGGTCGGCAAGGCGTGGAGTCCGCAGCACTCGCTGTGGCTGGTCCCGCTCGCGGTGCTGGCGATCCCGCACGCGCGGCTCCTGCTCGCGTGGATGGTGGTCGACGCCCTCGTCTGGGTTCCGCGGATGGGACTGTTCCTGGATCCGTCGCGCAAATGGCTTCCCGACGAGTGGTTCTACGTCGCCGTCGTCGTCCGCGCGGTCTTCCTGGTGGTGCTCTGCGGCCTCGTGGTGCGCGACCTGCTCAGGGCCCGCACAACGCCGCCCCAGCCGTCCGCCGCCGCACCGCCGGTTCCCGCGTACGCGTAG
- a CDS encoding transglycosylase domain-containing protein, with amino-acid sequence MSSEKKTTGGTDGSQRSRVTRVIAWVLGLGAAVVPLVAIIGVVAFLITYLVVDVPGPGDIKQNQVATIVDSKGGTIARIVPPEGNRTDVKYDDIPESMIEAIKAAEDRDFDSNSGFSLRGFTRAALGKVTGNAGAGGGSTITQQYVKNAMVGDEATGIAGYQRKFKELAISTKMSRKWSKEDIMAAYLNTIYFGRGAYGVASASKAYFNKDVSKLTVSESALLAGIIRGPSIYDPAVDEELAKDRWEYVLDGMVKIGAISEVEKNQQTFPRTIEPKPVADSDAEGPNGLIKRQVLAELGKLGISEQQVRTDGLKITTAIDPKVQKALQDASKSKMSGEPKDLRTASVSVDPATGGIEGYFGGWDGAGWDYASTGLQTGSVFKTFALIAALEQDIPLSQRYDSSTYTTSSGLRVTNSDGESCGTCNLATAMKMSLNTVYYRLMMDLKNGADDVVSAAHRAGVAETLNGKPTLVNANGRTEGGVVLGQYDSTVLDLASSYATLAASGIYREPFFVKKVETSTGEVLFDRQPNPGKRVFQAKVADNVTAALEPIAAYSNGNSLYDSSLGSRPSAAKTGTAQLGDTGNNRYAWMVGYTPQLSTAVWVGTAKGDKPLRNYAGASIYGGGLPSQIWKAAMDQALAGQPIEDFPTPDPVGGQAGVPYEPPPTTYTPTDRTSPTRPRLPGQGDDGNITVGPGWTIPWGDPTTTRPRRGNPNRTPSEPTPGEEEVPAPNDSDPVPTA; translated from the coding sequence ATGAGTAGCGAGAAGAAGACCACCGGTGGGACCGACGGGTCTCAGCGGTCTCGGGTCACGCGGGTGATCGCCTGGGTTCTGGGCCTGGGCGCCGCAGTGGTGCCGCTCGTCGCCATCATCGGCGTGGTCGCCTTCCTGATCACCTATCTGGTGGTCGACGTGCCCGGGCCCGGTGACATCAAGCAGAACCAGGTCGCGACGATCGTCGACAGCAAGGGCGGCACCATCGCCCGGATCGTGCCCCCAGAGGGCAACCGCACCGACGTGAAGTACGACGACATCCCGGAGTCGATGATCGAGGCGATCAAGGCCGCCGAGGACCGCGACTTCGACTCCAACTCCGGCTTCTCCCTCCGCGGCTTCACCCGCGCCGCCCTGGGCAAGGTGACCGGCAACGCCGGCGCCGGCGGCGGATCCACGATCACCCAGCAGTACGTCAAGAACGCGATGGTGGGCGACGAGGCGACCGGCATCGCCGGTTACCAGCGCAAGTTCAAGGAACTGGCGATCTCGACCAAGATGTCGCGCAAGTGGTCCAAAGAAGACATCATGGCCGCCTACCTGAACACCATCTACTTCGGTCGCGGCGCCTACGGCGTCGCCTCGGCGTCGAAGGCGTACTTCAACAAGGACGTCTCCAAGCTCACGGTCTCCGAGTCTGCCCTGCTGGCCGGCATCATCCGCGGGCCCTCGATCTACGACCCCGCCGTCGACGAGGAACTGGCCAAGGATCGCTGGGAGTACGTGCTCGACGGCATGGTCAAGATCGGCGCGATCAGTGAGGTGGAGAAGAACCAGCAGACCTTCCCCCGGACGATTGAGCCCAAACCGGTCGCCGACTCCGACGCGGAGGGCCCGAACGGCCTGATCAAGCGCCAGGTGCTCGCCGAACTCGGCAAACTCGGCATCTCCGAGCAGCAGGTGCGCACCGACGGCCTCAAGATCACCACCGCCATCGACCCGAAGGTGCAGAAGGCGCTGCAGGACGCCTCCAAGAGCAAGATGAGCGGCGAGCCGAAGGACCTGCGCACCGCGTCGGTGTCGGTGGATCCGGCCACCGGCGGGATCGAGGGCTACTTCGGAGGCTGGGACGGCGCCGGCTGGGACTACGCGTCGACGGGCCTGCAGACCGGCTCGGTGTTCAAGACCTTCGCGCTGATCGCGGCGCTGGAGCAGGACATCCCGCTCTCGCAGCGCTACGACTCGTCGACCTACACCACCAGCTCGGGTCTGCGGGTCACCAACTCCGACGGTGAATCATGCGGCACTTGCAACCTGGCGACGGCGATGAAGATGTCGCTCAACACCGTGTACTACCGCCTGATGATGGACTTGAAGAACGGGGCCGACGACGTCGTGTCGGCGGCCCACCGGGCCGGCGTCGCCGAGACCCTGAACGGCAAGCCCACCCTGGTGAACGCGAACGGCCGAACCGAAGGCGGCGTGGTGCTCGGTCAGTACGACTCGACCGTGCTCGACCTGGCGTCGTCGTACGCGACGCTGGCCGCCTCCGGGATCTACCGCGAGCCGTTCTTCGTGAAGAAGGTCGAGACCTCGACCGGCGAAGTGCTCTTCGACCGCCAGCCCAACCCGGGCAAGCGCGTCTTCCAGGCCAAGGTGGCCGACAACGTGACCGCCGCCCTGGAACCCATTGCCGCGTACTCCAACGGCAACTCGCTGTACGACTCGTCGCTGGGTTCGCGCCCGTCGGCCGCCAAGACCGGTACCGCGCAGCTCGGCGACACCGGGAACAACCGGTACGCGTGGATGGTCGGCTACACGCCGCAGCTCTCGACCGCGGTCTGGGTCGGCACCGCCAAGGGCGACAAGCCGCTGCGCAACTACGCGGGCGCGTCGATCTACGGCGGCGGACTGCCCTCGCAGATCTGGAAGGCGGCGATGGACCAGGCTCTGGCCGGCCAGCCCATCGAGGACTTCCCCACGCCGGATCCTGTCGGCGGCCAGGCGGGCGTCCCGTACGAGCCGCCGCCGACCACGTACACGCCGACCGACCGGACATCGCCGACGCGACCGCGTCTGCCCGGTCAGGGAGACGACGGAAACATCACGGTCGGACCGGGCTGGACCATCCCGTGGGGAGATCCGACGACGACCCGTCCGCGCCGCGGCAATCCGAACCGGACACCGAGCGAGCCGACGCCCGGGGAAGAAGAGGTCCCCGCGCCGAACGACTCCGACCCGGTCCCGACGGCCTGA
- a CDS encoding DUF5318 family protein, which yields MHRRVVDYALAKRAKLAEVRGGRLGLDEVCDADAYLLRAAQFHGVATGQSCPVCRKEQITQVSWVFGSSLGQASGSARTPAEIARLEARAGEFTVHVVEVCRTCHWNHLIRSYVAGLAPVARSRRRAAK from the coding sequence GTGCACCGAAGGGTCGTGGACTATGCGCTCGCCAAGCGCGCCAAGCTGGCCGAGGTGCGCGGCGGCCGCCTCGGGCTCGACGAAGTCTGCGATGCCGACGCGTACCTGCTGCGAGCTGCGCAGTTCCACGGGGTCGCCACCGGACAGAGCTGCCCCGTCTGCCGCAAGGAGCAGATCACGCAGGTGTCCTGGGTGTTCGGCTCGTCCCTCGGCCAGGCATCGGGATCGGCCCGGACACCCGCGGAGATCGCCCGCCTGGAAGCCCGGGCGGGCGAGTTCACCGTGCACGTGGTGGAGGTGTGCCGGACCTGTCACTGGAACCATTTGATCCGCTCGTACGTTGCCGGACTGGCGCCGGTCGCCCGGTCACGGCGCCGTGCCGCGAAGTAA
- a CDS encoding PadR family transcriptional regulator, with the protein MLEMAILGLLLESPMHGYELRKRLTGLLGAFRAFSYGSLYPTLRRMQADGLIVEDDSPGPTGAKVRRGRRVYRLTPQGEARFAELLADTGPQNYTDDGFGVHLAFFSRTPAMARMRILEGRRRQVEERRESLRELLSRAGLGSDHYTRQMHELSLETSEREVQWLNKLIADEASGAGNAVSGPSATGAGNAVSGSAPTDLTAAGDSGSGEEGKNPAATQSAVPPRKEGEPDHG; encoded by the coding sequence ATGCTGGAGATGGCCATCCTCGGCCTCCTGCTCGAGTCCCCGATGCACGGTTACGAACTACGCAAGCGGCTCACCGGCCTGCTCGGCGCGTTCCGCGCGTTCTCGTACGGCTCGCTGTACCCGACGCTGCGGCGCATGCAGGCCGACGGCCTCATCGTCGAAGACGACAGCCCCGGCCCCACCGGCGCCAAGGTCCGCCGCGGGCGGCGCGTGTACCGGCTGACTCCGCAGGGCGAAGCCCGCTTCGCCGAGTTGCTCGCCGACACCGGCCCGCAGAACTACACCGACGACGGTTTCGGTGTGCACCTGGCGTTCTTCAGCCGCACTCCCGCCATGGCGCGGATGCGGATCCTGGAGGGCCGCCGCCGGCAGGTCGAGGAACGGCGCGAGTCGCTGCGCGAGCTGCTCAGCCGCGCCGGGCTCGGCTCGGACCACTACACGCGCCAGATGCACGAGCTCAGCCTGGAGACCTCCGAACGTGAGGTTCAGTGGCTCAACAAGCTGATCGCCGACGAGGCATCGGGCGCCGGGAACGCAGTGAGCGGGCCCAGTGCCACGGGCGCCGGGAACGCAGTGAGCGGGTCCGCCCCCACAGATTTGACCGCAGCCGGTGATTCCGGCAGCGGTGAAGAAGGAAAGAACCCGGCGGCAACGCAATCCGCCGTTCCGCCGCGAAAAGAAGGAGAACCCGACCATGGGTGA
- a CDS encoding inositol-3-phosphate synthase — protein MGDTNTVRVAIVGVGNCAASLVQGVQYYKDADENANVPGLMHVKFGPYHVRDVKFVAAFDVDAKKVGFDLSEAIGNSENNTIKIADVPPLDVTVQRGHTLDGLGKYYKETITEADGDGVDVVQALKDAQVDVLVSYLPVGSEQADKFYAQCAIDAGVAFVNALPVFIASDPEWAQKFTDAGVPIVGDDIKSQVGATITHRVMAKLFEDRGVELDRTYQLNVGGNMDFKNMLERERLESKKVSKTQAVTSNLTGPLSGKVYDKNVHIGPSDYVAWLDDRKWAYVRLEGRAFGDVPLNLEYKLEVWDSPNSAGIIIDAVRAAKIAKDRGLGGPILPASAYLMKSPPKQIADDVARSQLEAFIIGAD, from the coding sequence ATGGGTGACACCAACACAGTGCGCGTGGCCATCGTCGGCGTGGGTAACTGCGCCGCTTCCCTGGTCCAGGGCGTTCAGTACTACAAAGATGCCGACGAGAACGCGAACGTTCCGGGCCTGATGCACGTGAAGTTCGGCCCGTACCACGTGCGGGACGTCAAGTTCGTCGCCGCGTTCGACGTCGACGCCAAGAAGGTCGGCTTCGACCTCTCCGAGGCGATCGGCAACAGCGAGAACAACACCATCAAGATCGCCGACGTGCCCCCGCTGGACGTCACCGTGCAGCGCGGCCACACCCTCGACGGTCTGGGCAAGTACTACAAGGAGACCATCACCGAGGCCGACGGCGACGGAGTCGACGTCGTGCAGGCCCTGAAGGACGCGCAGGTCGACGTCCTGGTCAGCTACCTCCCGGTGGGCTCGGAGCAGGCCGACAAGTTCTACGCGCAGTGTGCCATCGACGCGGGCGTGGCCTTCGTCAACGCCCTGCCGGTGTTCATCGCCTCGGACCCCGAATGGGCCCAGAAGTTCACCGATGCCGGTGTGCCGATCGTCGGCGACGACATCAAGAGCCAGGTCGGCGCGACCATCACCCACCGCGTGATGGCCAAGCTGTTCGAGGATCGCGGCGTCGAGCTCGACCGCACCTACCAGCTGAACGTCGGCGGCAACATGGACTTCAAGAACATGCTCGAGCGTGAGCGTCTGGAGTCCAAGAAGGTCTCCAAGACCCAGGCCGTCACCAGCAACCTGACCGGTCCGCTGTCGGGCAAGGTGTACGACAAGAACGTGCACATCGGCCCGTCGGACTACGTCGCCTGGCTCGACGACCGCAAGTGGGCGTACGTCCGGCTCGAGGGACGCGCCTTCGGCGACGTGCCGCTGAACCTGGAGTACAAGCTCGAGGTCTGGGACTCCCCCAACTCGGCCGGCATCATCATCGACGCCGTGCGCGCCGCGAAGATCGCCAAGGACCGCGGCCTGGGCGGCCCGATCCTCCCGGCCTCGGCCTACCTGATGAAGAGCCCGCCCAAGCAGATCGCCGACGACGTCGCGCGCAGCCAGCTCGAGGCCTTCATCATCGGCGCGGACTAA
- the trxB gene encoding thioredoxin-disulfide reductase → MSNQEVELVIVGSGPAGYTAAVYAARAGLAPNVIAGSVTAGGALMTTTEVENFPGFVDGVQGPELMESMRAQAERFGARIVYDDAIRLELDGDVKTIETGAGMTYRARAVILTMGSAYRKLGLPEEERLSGHGVSWCATCDGFFFRDKEIAVVGGGDSAMEEALFLTRFASKVTVVHRRDEFRASRIMAQRVLDDPKIEVAWNSEVAAILGDEQVTGLTLRDTITGAERRLDATGVFVAIGHDPRSELVIGQVDTDADGYVRVAHPSTRTNLAGVFAAGDLVDHTYRQAITAAGTGCAAAQDAQHYLSHLAPATVSEPVLEVSV, encoded by the coding sequence ATGTCGAATCAAGAAGTCGAACTGGTCATCGTCGGGTCCGGTCCCGCCGGATACACCGCGGCGGTCTACGCGGCCCGCGCGGGTCTTGCGCCGAACGTGATCGCGGGCTCGGTCACCGCGGGCGGTGCGCTGATGACGACGACCGAGGTGGAGAACTTCCCCGGCTTCGTCGATGGCGTGCAGGGGCCGGAGCTGATGGAGTCGATGCGGGCGCAGGCTGAGCGGTTCGGCGCTCGGATCGTCTACGACGACGCGATTCGCCTCGAGCTCGACGGCGACGTGAAGACCATCGAGACGGGTGCCGGGATGACGTACCGGGCGCGGGCGGTGATCCTGACGATGGGTTCCGCGTACCGCAAGCTCGGCCTCCCCGAGGAAGAGCGCCTGTCGGGGCACGGGGTGTCGTGGTGCGCGACCTGCGACGGGTTCTTCTTCCGCGACAAGGAGATCGCCGTGGTCGGTGGCGGGGATTCCGCGATGGAGGAGGCGCTGTTCCTCACCCGGTTCGCATCGAAAGTCACCGTCGTGCACCGCCGGGACGAGTTCCGAGCGTCGAGAATCATGGCACAGCGCGTGCTGGACGATCCGAAGATCGAGGTCGCCTGGAACAGCGAGGTCGCCGCGATCCTCGGCGACGAGCAGGTCACCGGGCTCACGCTGCGCGACACGATCACCGGGGCCGAGCGGAGGCTCGACGCGACGGGGGTGTTCGTCGCGATCGGGCACGACCCGCGCTCCGAGCTCGTGATTGGGCAGGTCGACACCGACGCGGACGGGTACGTGCGGGTCGCGCACCCGTCGACGCGGACGAATCTGGCCGGGGTGTTCGCGGCCGGGGATCTCGTCGACCACACGTATCGGCAGGCGATCACCGCCGCGGGCACCGGCTGCGCGGCCGCGCAGGACGCCCAGCACTACCTGTCGCACCTCGCACCCGCCACCGTTTCCGAGCCTGTTCTGGAGGTCTCCGTATGA
- the trxA gene encoding thioredoxin: MSTVTPVTDATFQTEVLESELPVVVDIWATWCGPCRAIAPILDQLAGEYEGRVKIVKIDADQNPETVTAAGVTSIPTLGFYRNGERVDVLIGAHPKPVYVAKLEELLA, encoded by the coding sequence ATGAGCACCGTCACCCCCGTCACCGACGCCACCTTCCAGACCGAGGTGCTCGAGTCCGAGCTGCCCGTCGTGGTCGACATTTGGGCGACCTGGTGCGGCCCGTGCAGGGCGATCGCCCCGATCCTGGACCAGCTCGCCGGCGAGTACGAGGGCCGGGTGAAGATCGTGAAGATCGACGCCGACCAGAACCCCGAGACCGTGACCGCGGCCGGCGTGACCTCGATCCCGACCCTCGGCTTCTACCGGAACGGGGAACGTGTCGACGTGCTGATCGGCGCGCACCCGAAACCCGTCTACGTCGCGAAGCTCGAGGAGCTGCTCGCATGA
- the arsB gene encoding ACR3 family arsenite efflux transporter, giving the protein MTDALTRTAPKRLSTLDKWLPLWIGLAMVAGLVLGRFVPALSDALSAMEVGGISVPIGLGLLVMMYPVLAKVRYDKVAAVTGDKKLLVSSLVLNWLVGPAVMFALAWIFLPDLPEYRTGLIIVGLARCIAMVVIWNDLACGDREATAVLVAINSVFQVVMFSVLGWFYLTVLPGWLGLDAQGLEISVWKIALNVLVFLGIPLIAGFASRFIGEKRKGRDWYEEKFLPRIGPWALYGLLFTIVLLFALQGNAVLAKPLDVARIALPLLVYFGLMWFAGLLLGKGLGLGYARSTTLAFTAAGNNFELAIAVAIGTFGAASGQALAGVVGPLIEVPVLVGLVYVSLWAAKAWFHTDPYATESRTS; this is encoded by the coding sequence ATGACCGACGCCCTGACCCGCACCGCCCCGAAACGGCTCTCCACCCTCGACAAGTGGCTGCCGCTCTGGATCGGCCTCGCGATGGTCGCCGGCCTCGTGCTCGGCCGGTTCGTGCCGGCGCTCTCCGACGCGCTGTCTGCGATGGAGGTCGGCGGGATCTCGGTCCCGATCGGGCTGGGCCTGCTGGTGATGATGTACCCCGTGCTCGCGAAGGTCCGCTACGACAAGGTCGCAGCCGTCACGGGTGACAAGAAGCTCCTGGTCTCCTCGCTCGTGCTGAACTGGCTCGTCGGGCCCGCGGTGATGTTCGCGCTCGCGTGGATCTTCCTGCCGGACCTGCCCGAGTACCGGACCGGGCTGATCATTGTCGGTCTCGCCCGCTGCATCGCGATGGTCGTGATCTGGAACGACCTCGCCTGCGGCGACCGCGAGGCGACCGCGGTGCTCGTCGCGATCAACTCGGTCTTCCAGGTCGTGATGTTCTCGGTGCTGGGCTGGTTCTACCTGACTGTGCTGCCGGGCTGGCTGGGCCTGGACGCACAGGGACTGGAGATCTCGGTCTGGAAGATCGCGCTGAACGTGCTCGTGTTCCTCGGGATCCCGCTCATCGCGGGCTTCGCGTCCCGCTTCATCGGCGAGAAGCGCAAGGGGCGCGACTGGTACGAAGAGAAGTTCCTCCCGAGGATCGGGCCGTGGGCGCTCTACGGGCTGCTGTTCACGATCGTGCTGCTGTTTGCACTGCAGGGCAACGCGGTGCTGGCGAAGCCTCTCGACGTGGCGCGCATCGCGCTGCCGCTGCTGGTCTACTTCGGCCTGATGTGGTTCGCGGGGCTGCTGCTCGGCAAGGGCCTCGGTCTCGGCTACGCACGGTCGACGACGCTGGCGTTCACCGCAGCGGGCAACAACTTCGAGCTCGCCATCGCGGTCGCGATCGGCACCTTCGGCGCGGCATCCGGCCAGGCCTTGGCCGGGGTCGTCGGCCCGCTCATCGAAGTGCCCGTGCTCGTGGGCCTGGTCTACGTCTCGCTCTGGGCCGCGAAGGCCTGGTTCCACACCGACCCCTACGCCACCGAATCGAGGACGTCATGA